Proteins encoded together in one Hymenobacter monticola window:
- a CDS encoding molybdopterin-dependent oxidoreductase: MTDQTSDTTPNQPPLRPEAEVLAEARRRSRRSFIGLGLAGLAGLGGWKWLISQPEDEGIPRPLRKVLDANGRLSHAYYKETRLAPEFARSRARRPRVNGRYGLKSELDPETWRMQVQAYGTDKTQEFTLADVQALPKIEMVTELKCIEGWSVVVHWAGARFSDFLAKYPLATRSGRPVDPRNPPADLAPYAGIVTPDGKYYVGLDMDTVLHPQTLLCYEMNGKPLTPEHGAPLRLVTPLKYGIKHLKRIGTIAFADTRPKDLWAEMGYDWDSGH, encoded by the coding sequence ATGACGGACCAAACTTCCGATACTACCCCCAACCAGCCGCCCCTCCGCCCCGAAGCCGAGGTGCTGGCCGAAGCCCGTCGCCGCTCGCGCCGCTCGTTTATCGGCCTGGGCCTGGCTGGGCTGGCGGGCCTGGGCGGCTGGAAATGGCTCATTTCGCAGCCTGAAGACGAGGGCATCCCGCGCCCGCTGCGCAAGGTGCTGGACGCCAACGGCCGCCTCAGCCACGCCTATTACAAGGAAACGCGGCTGGCGCCGGAGTTTGCCCGCAGCCGCGCCCGCCGGCCCCGCGTCAATGGCCGCTACGGGCTCAAAAGTGAGCTGGACCCCGAAACCTGGCGCATGCAGGTGCAAGCCTATGGCACCGACAAAACCCAGGAGTTTACGCTGGCCGACGTGCAGGCCTTGCCTAAAATCGAGATGGTGACCGAACTAAAGTGCATCGAGGGCTGGAGCGTAGTGGTGCACTGGGCCGGTGCCCGCTTCTCCGATTTTCTGGCCAAATACCCCCTGGCCACCCGCAGCGGCCGCCCCGTCGACCCGCGCAACCCACCGGCTGACCTGGCGCCCTACGCCGGCATCGTCACGCCCGACGGGAAATACTACGTGGGCCTCGACATGGACACCGTGCTGCACCCGCAAACGCTGCTGTGCTACGAAATGAACGGCAAGCCCCTCACGCCCGAGCACGGCGCCCCCCTTCGCCTCGTCACCCCGCTCAAGTACGGCATCAAGCACCTCAAGCGCATCGGCACCATCGCCTTCGCCGACACCCGGCCAAAAGACCTATGGGCCGAAATGGGCTACGACTGGGACTCGGGGCATTAG
- a CDS encoding cytochrome b/b6 domain-containing protein — protein MKQLVEKHPLAIRWFHWVNFPVLSLMIWSGLWIYWANDVYRLGWGKTTLLKFFPQSFYEAFNIPFQLAKGMSWHFVLMWVFSLNGLLYVLYTIFSGEWRYLVPTRHSFREAVLVTLHDLGLYKKPLPVRKFNGAQQIAYTSVILMGVGSVLSGLAIYKPVQFAWLTQLLGGYEFARIIHFALTIGYVLFFIVHIAQVVRAGWNNFRAMVAGFEIVEVAPATREIKAGPTSGPAADASLSQTK, from the coding sequence ATGAAACAACTCGTTGAAAAGCACCCGCTGGCCATTCGCTGGTTTCACTGGGTCAATTTTCCCGTCCTCAGCCTCATGATTTGGAGCGGGCTGTGGATATACTGGGCCAACGACGTGTACCGCCTCGGTTGGGGCAAAACCACGCTGCTCAAGTTCTTCCCGCAGTCGTTTTACGAGGCGTTCAACATTCCCTTTCAGCTCGCCAAAGGCATGAGCTGGCACTTTGTGCTGATGTGGGTGTTTTCCCTGAATGGCCTGCTCTACGTGCTCTACACCATTTTCTCGGGCGAGTGGCGCTATTTGGTGCCCACCCGGCATTCATTTAGAGAGGCCGTGCTGGTAACTCTTCATGATTTGGGCCTCTACAAGAAGCCGCTGCCGGTGCGCAAGTTCAACGGCGCCCAGCAGATAGCCTACACCAGCGTGATTCTGATGGGCGTGGGCTCGGTGCTCAGCGGGCTGGCCATCTATAAGCCGGTGCAGTTTGCCTGGCTCACGCAGTTGCTGGGCGGCTACGAGTTTGCGCGCATCATTCACTTTGCGCTCACCATTGGCTATGTGCTGTTTTTCATCGTGCACATTGCCCAGGTGGTGCGCGCCGGCTGGAATAATTTCCGGGCCATGGTGGCCGGCTTTGAGATAGTGGAAGTAGCACCCGCTACGCGCGAAATCAAGGCTGGCCCCACTTCAGGCCCGGCCGCGGATGCTTCCCTTTCGCAAACCAAGTAG
- the ffh gene encoding signal recognition particle protein has product MFDNLSNKLDRAIKTLKGQGSISEINVAATIKEIRRALVDADVNYKVAKEVTDKIKDAAMGRDVLTAVSPGQLMVKIVYDELTELMGGEKKDIVIKGEPAVILLSGLQGSGKTTFAGKLASHIKKSGRNTLLVACDVYRPAAIDQLKVLGEQIGVEVYAEVENKNPVEISRNAIDYAKKNGKKVVIIDTAGRLAVDEQMMREIEQVKSAINPSETLFVVDSMTGQDAVNTAKTFNDRLNFDGVVLTKLDGDSRGGAALSIRAVVEKPIKFISTGEKMDALDLFYPDRMAQRILGMGDVISLVERAQQQFDEDEAKRIEKKIRKNQFDFNDFLGQLEQIKKMGNIKDLMGMIPGMSKAMKDVEIDDDAFKPVEAIIRSMTKQERANPDLLNASRKRRLAKGSGTELQQVNDLMKQFDQMRQMMRKMNKLSQTKGGLAQMQKMMGGMRGGGGGMMGR; this is encoded by the coding sequence ATGTTCGATAATCTTTCCAATAAGCTCGACCGGGCCATCAAAACCCTGAAAGGTCAGGGCAGCATCTCGGAAATCAACGTGGCGGCCACCATCAAGGAAATCCGCCGCGCCCTGGTCGATGCCGACGTTAACTACAAGGTTGCCAAAGAAGTAACCGACAAAATCAAGGATGCCGCCATGGGCCGCGACGTGCTCACGGCCGTGTCGCCGGGCCAGCTCATGGTCAAAATCGTCTACGATGAGCTCACCGAGCTCATGGGCGGCGAGAAGAAGGACATCGTCATCAAGGGCGAACCGGCCGTGATTCTGCTCTCGGGCCTGCAGGGCTCGGGCAAAACCACGTTTGCGGGCAAGCTGGCCAGCCACATCAAGAAATCGGGCCGCAACACCCTGCTCGTGGCCTGCGACGTGTACCGCCCCGCCGCTATCGACCAGCTGAAGGTGCTCGGCGAGCAAATCGGCGTGGAAGTGTACGCCGAAGTCGAGAACAAGAACCCCGTTGAGATTTCGCGCAACGCCATCGACTACGCCAAGAAAAACGGCAAGAAGGTGGTCATCATCGACACCGCCGGCCGCCTGGCCGTGGATGAGCAGATGATGCGCGAGATTGAGCAGGTGAAGTCGGCCATCAACCCCAGCGAAACGCTGTTCGTGGTGGACTCGATGACCGGCCAGGACGCCGTGAACACCGCTAAAACCTTCAACGACCGCCTGAATTTCGACGGTGTGGTGCTCACCAAGCTCGACGGCGACTCGCGCGGCGGTGCGGCCCTCTCCATCCGCGCGGTGGTCGAGAAGCCTATCAAGTTCATCTCGACGGGCGAGAAAATGGACGCGCTCGACCTGTTCTACCCCGACCGAATGGCCCAGCGCATCTTGGGCATGGGCGACGTGATTTCGCTGGTAGAGCGCGCGCAGCAGCAGTTCGACGAGGACGAAGCCAAGCGCATCGAGAAGAAAATCCGCAAGAACCAGTTCGACTTCAACGACTTCCTCGGCCAGCTCGAGCAAATCAAGAAGATGGGCAACATCAAGGACTTGATGGGCATGATTCCGGGCATGAGCAAGGCCATGAAGGATGTGGAAATCGACGACGACGCCTTCAAGCCCGTCGAGGCCATCATCCGCAGCATGACCAAGCAAGAGCGCGCCAACCCCGACCTGCTGAATGCCTCGCGCAAGCGCCGCCTGGCCAAAGGCTCGGGCACGGAGCTGCAGCAGGTGAACGACCTGATGAAGCAGTTCGACCAGATGCGCCAGATGATGCGCAAAATGAACAAGCTTAGCCAAACCAAAGGCGGCCTCGCCCAGATGCAGAAGATGATGGGCGGCATGCGCGGCGGTGGCGGCGGCATGATGGGCCGCTAA
- a CDS encoding glycosyltransferase family 4 protein, whose translation MSATRPLRLLVITYYWPPSGGAGVQRCLKFVKHLGHFGVEPTVITVDPAQATYPVRDESLLAEVPPGVRVIRTRTTEPFESYKKLTGRAVPYGGFANEGKPGAMQKALRFVRGNLFIPDPRRGWNRHALAAVEKLLAAGEQFDAVLTSSPPHSTQLIGLELKKRHGLRWLADMRDPWTDIYYYKELHHTPLAAWLDARYERQVLTQADTVLVTSPETKRLFSAKLPALPSTKFQVLPNGYDETDFRQPSQPPTDCLRITHTGTITELYHIECLLEAIAACAKKHPDVPLRLRFVGQVSAQLRGQIERAGLLPATEFIPFVPHDESVEYLLHSSVLLMAIPDVPRNFGILPGKIFEYLAANKPILCVGPAGSDADNLLQECEAGQALPYSNSTLMLSTLEALVAQWRRSPNLDLPAVSHNRYSRRALAGRLSEIAAR comes from the coding sequence GTGTCCGCCACTCGTCCGCTGCGCCTGCTCGTCATCACCTACTATTGGCCGCCTTCGGGCGGGGCTGGCGTGCAGCGTTGCCTGAAATTTGTGAAGCACCTGGGGCATTTCGGCGTCGAGCCCACCGTGATAACCGTGGACCCGGCCCAGGCCACCTACCCGGTGCGCGACGAAAGCTTGCTGGCCGAGGTGCCGCCGGGTGTGCGCGTCATCCGCACCCGCACCACCGAGCCGTTTGAGAGCTATAAGAAGCTGACCGGCCGCGCCGTTCCCTACGGCGGCTTCGCCAACGAGGGCAAGCCGGGCGCCATGCAAAAGGCCCTGCGCTTTGTGCGCGGCAACCTGTTCATTCCGGACCCGCGCCGGGGCTGGAACCGCCACGCCCTGGCCGCCGTCGAAAAGCTATTGGCCGCCGGCGAGCAGTTCGACGCCGTGCTCACGTCGTCGCCGCCGCACTCCACGCAACTCATCGGCTTGGAATTGAAGAAGCGTCACGGCCTGCGCTGGCTGGCCGATATGCGTGACCCCTGGACGGATATTTACTATTACAAAGAACTGCACCACACGCCGCTAGCTGCCTGGCTTGATGCCCGCTACGAGCGGCAGGTGCTGACGCAGGCCGATACCGTGCTGGTGACCTCGCCCGAAACCAAGCGGCTGTTTTCGGCCAAGCTGCCGGCGCTGCCATCCACCAAGTTTCAGGTGCTGCCCAACGGCTACGACGAAACCGACTTCCGGCAGCCCTCGCAGCCACCGACGGACTGCCTGCGTATCACGCACACCGGCACCATTACCGAGCTATACCACATCGAATGCCTGCTGGAGGCTATAGCCGCTTGCGCCAAGAAGCACCCCGATGTGCCGTTGCGGCTACGCTTCGTGGGGCAAGTGTCGGCCCAACTGCGCGGGCAGATTGAGCGGGCCGGGTTGCTGCCAGCCACGGAGTTTATTCCCTTCGTGCCGCACGACGAATCGGTAGAATACCTGCTGCATTCTTCGGTGCTGCTGATGGCCATACCCGACGTGCCGCGCAACTTCGGCATTCTGCCGGGCAAGATTTTCGAGTACCTGGCGGCCAACAAGCCCATCCTCTGCGTGGGCCCGGCCGGCTCCGACGCCGACAACCTATTGCAGGAGTGCGAGGCGGGCCAAGCCCTGCCCTACAGCAACTCGACCCTGATGCTGAGCACGCTGGAAGCCTTGGTAGCCCAGTGGCGCCGCAGCCCCAACCTGGATTTGCCCGCCGTGAGCCACAACCGCTACTCGCGCCGCGCGCTGGCGGGCCGGCTGTCCGAAATTGCCGCCCGCTAA
- a CDS encoding DUF6044 family protein, with product MERNAITSGSPLLRPLPLALVGLALFLLPFLLLGSHSYLIIHDNLDTEIGSPYLLNKFHAVFDYRPTTVIHSIMNGLPRNALRSGLNPTVWLFGLLPPWAAYLVNQALVRLLGLLGMRALLRARWLPEPRQRGLAAGLALAWATLPIYSIYGLTVLGQPALLLAVLRLREGRARGWDWLLVAAFPVWTFFVFVGPFIGAALGGLVLYDFWQGRRASAARVALATGLLMTMYVVVEWPLFNSLLVAQQFVSHRTEHDLLQQVQLGMGAGLRQTLNFLVLGQYHSSQFFRGAVGLAVLAALAGAPGGWRVAARKLAPWLLGILGVSVFCGFVLQGVALVQHQLPLLHAFNLTRLGFLLPLACFGVLALSLRLLPAGRRGAAVGLVGLQLLIGLLMNTEWTSNLRELAGHPKKGQPNYAQYVAKPLFDNIKQYLAQRTGLPPSGYRVGCLGFAPAVAQLNDFYTLDSNQNNYPLAYKHRFRPLIANELAKDAALRNYFDAWGNRCFFFSHELGRDFLVPAVPVRTVQDWALDAAAFRRLGGRFILSAARLANPARSGLRPVADFSNPSAYWRIYVYEVAQATK from the coding sequence ATGGAACGAAACGCCATAACAAGCGGGAGCCCTTTGCTCCGGCCGCTGCCCCTGGCGCTGGTGGGCCTGGCGCTGTTTCTGCTGCCGTTCCTGCTGCTGGGCAGCCACAGCTACCTCATTATTCACGACAACCTCGACACCGAAATTGGCAGCCCCTACCTGCTGAATAAATTTCACGCCGTGTTCGATTACCGGCCCACGACGGTCATTCACAGCATCATGAACGGGCTGCCGCGCAATGCCCTGCGCTCGGGTCTGAACCCCACGGTGTGGCTGTTTGGCCTGTTGCCACCTTGGGCCGCATACCTCGTGAACCAGGCGCTGGTGCGGCTGCTGGGGCTGCTGGGCATGAGGGCCCTGCTGCGGGCGCGCTGGCTGCCCGAGCCGAGGCAGCGTGGGCTGGCGGCGGGACTGGCGTTGGCCTGGGCCACGCTGCCCATCTACTCCATTTACGGGCTTACGGTGCTGGGCCAGCCGGCCCTGCTGCTGGCGGTGCTGCGCCTGCGCGAAGGCCGCGCGCGCGGCTGGGACTGGCTGCTGGTGGCGGCGTTTCCAGTATGGACGTTTTTCGTGTTCGTAGGACCATTCATCGGGGCGGCGCTGGGCGGGCTGGTGCTCTATGACTTCTGGCAGGGGCGACGGGCGTCAGCTGCGCGCGTGGCGCTGGCCACGGGCCTACTGATGACCATGTACGTGGTGGTGGAGTGGCCGCTCTTTAATTCGCTGCTGGTGGCGCAGCAGTTCGTGTCGCACCGCACCGAGCACGACTTGCTGCAGCAAGTGCAACTTGGGATGGGTGCCGGCTTGCGGCAGACGCTTAACTTCCTGGTGCTGGGTCAGTACCATTCGAGCCAATTTTTTCGGGGCGCCGTAGGCTTGGCAGTGCTGGCCGCCCTGGCCGGGGCGCCAGGCGGCTGGCGAGTGGCGGCGCGCAAGCTGGCACCGTGGCTGCTGGGCATTTTGGGTGTGAGCGTGTTCTGCGGCTTTGTGCTGCAGGGCGTGGCGCTGGTGCAGCATCAGCTGCCCTTGCTGCATGCCTTCAACCTCACACGGCTGGGCTTTTTGCTGCCGCTGGCCTGCTTCGGCGTGTTGGCGCTGAGCTTGCGCTTGCTGCCAGCCGGCCGGCGCGGGGCAGCGGTCGGACTGGTGGGTTTGCAGCTGCTCATCGGCCTGCTAATGAACACGGAATGGACCAGCAACCTGCGCGAGCTGGCCGGGCATCCAAAAAAAGGCCAGCCCAACTACGCGCAGTACGTAGCTAAGCCACTGTTTGACAACATTAAACAATACCTCGCCCAACGCACGGGCCTGCCGCCCAGCGGCTACCGGGTGGGCTGCCTGGGCTTTGCACCCGCTGTGGCCCAGCTCAACGACTTCTACACCCTCGACAGTAACCAGAACAACTACCCGCTCGCCTACAAGCACCGGTTCCGGCCGCTCATCGCCAATGAGCTGGCCAAAGACGCGGCCCTGCGCAACTACTTCGATGCTTGGGGCAACCGCTGCTTTTTCTTTTCGCACGAGCTGGGCCGCGACTTTCTGGTGCCGGCCGTGCCCGTCCGCACCGTGCAGGATTGGGCCCTCGACGCAGCAGCCTTCCGGCGACTGGGCGGCCGGTTTATTCTCAGCGCCGCCCGGCTGGCAAATCCCGCCCGGAGCGGCCTGCGCCCGGTGGCCGATTTCAGCAACCCCAGTGCCTACTGGCGCATTTACGTGTACGAAGTGGCGCAAGCAACCAAGTAA
- a CDS encoding MBOAT family O-acyltransferase: MLFNSLHFLVFFPLVVGLYFSLPPRWRNPLLLIASYYFYMSWRAIYALLLLATTVLDYYSGYRMSQLTSKQARRPWLYLSLASNLGTLFVFKYFNFFRDAVLQLAEAFHLPHGSGPALGLLLPVGVSFYTFQSVGYIIDVYQGRLEAERNFGRFALFVAFFPQLVAGPIERGGHMLPQFRREHSFDYARIVNGLRLMAWGLFKKVVVADRLALLVNPVFNNPQQHPEGPLLVLATLAFTFQIYGDFSGYTDMARGAARVLGFDFNLNFRQPYLSASVPEFWRRWHISLSGWFRDYVYIPLGGSRVAPARAYGNLLAVFLISGLWHGANWTFLAWGGLHGLYLVLSTWARPVRERLARFTGLAAYPRLRRIIGVLVTFVLVAYAWIFFRANSFGDAVFISQHLLSGWGNLGGRGTATLLLEFSQHYRPELAVAAFSVFAMLVVEYFGRARSLQAWLSAQSAPVRWAGYSGLALLILYLGVFNSTSFIYFQF, from the coding sequence ATGCTATTCAATTCCCTTCATTTCCTCGTCTTTTTCCCGCTGGTTGTCGGGCTCTACTTCAGCCTGCCGCCGCGCTGGCGCAACCCGCTGCTGCTCATTGCCAGCTACTATTTCTACATGAGCTGGCGGGCCATCTACGCCCTGCTGCTGCTGGCCACCACCGTGCTCGACTACTACAGCGGCTACCGCATGAGCCAGCTAACCAGCAAGCAGGCGCGCCGGCCCTGGCTCTACCTCAGCCTGGCCAGCAACCTGGGCACGCTGTTCGTGTTCAAGTACTTCAACTTCTTCCGCGACGCGGTGCTGCAGTTGGCCGAGGCTTTCCACTTACCGCACGGCAGCGGGCCGGCGCTGGGGCTGCTGCTGCCGGTGGGGGTGTCGTTCTACACGTTTCAGTCGGTGGGCTACATCATCGATGTGTACCAGGGCCGGCTGGAAGCGGAGCGCAATTTTGGACGCTTTGCCCTTTTCGTGGCGTTTTTTCCGCAGCTGGTGGCCGGGCCCATCGAGCGCGGCGGTCACATGCTGCCGCAGTTTCGGCGCGAGCATTCATTTGACTATGCCCGCATCGTGAACGGACTGCGCCTCATGGCTTGGGGCTTATTTAAGAAAGTTGTGGTGGCCGACCGCCTCGCCCTGCTCGTCAATCCCGTGTTCAACAACCCGCAGCAGCATCCGGAAGGGCCGCTGCTGGTGCTGGCCACGCTGGCCTTCACCTTCCAGATTTACGGCGACTTCTCCGGCTACACCGACATGGCCCGCGGCGCCGCGCGGGTGCTGGGCTTCGATTTTAACCTCAATTTCCGGCAGCCTTACCTTTCGGCTTCGGTGCCGGAGTTCTGGCGGCGCTGGCACATTTCGTTGTCCGGCTGGTTCCGCGACTACGTGTACATTCCGCTGGGCGGCAGCCGCGTGGCCCCGGCCCGCGCCTATGGCAACCTGCTGGCCGTGTTTCTCATCAGCGGCCTGTGGCACGGCGCCAACTGGACGTTTCTGGCCTGGGGTGGCCTGCACGGCCTGTACCTGGTGCTCAGCACTTGGGCCCGGCCAGTGCGCGAGCGGCTGGCGCGCTTCACTGGGCTGGCCGCGTACCCACGTTTGCGGCGCATAATAGGCGTACTGGTTACATTCGTTCTGGTGGCTTATGCCTGGATTTTCTTCCGCGCTAACAGCTTCGGCGATGCCGTTTTCATCAGCCAACACCTGCTCAGTGGCTGGGGAAACTTGGGTGGCCGGGGCACAGCCACGCTGCTGCTTGAGTTCTCGCAGCACTACCGGCCCGAGCTGGCCGTGGCCGCGTTCAGCGTATTCGCCATGCTGGTGGTTGAATATTTCGGACGGGCACGCAGTCTGCAAGCTTGGCTTTCCGCCCAATCGGCCCCGGTGCGTTGGGCCGGCTATTCGGGACTGGCTTTGCTCATTCTGTACCTGGGCGTGTTCAACAGCACCTCGTTTATCTACTTCCAGTTTTGA